The following proteins come from a genomic window of Nothobranchius furzeri strain GRZ-AD chromosome 1, NfurGRZ-RIMD1, whole genome shotgun sequence:
- the LOC139070702 gene encoding uncharacterized protein, with product MTMTIYKGANKCQQVPNTSGNSFKTVENAKRASPRSEVLLGQTPFQLQVSCPKSLLAGLRGDGEGWHASHAADGTAAPEASSCPTSSFGLSASTSLASEIQQPGRSVAGTTQLTRRSAGEEEEEGSLTEFFPSRRCSWQFPVRQLLLFDVAMVLSPPHSRIPSGRVPERSRVGLPTSYGSSPYAWAVKAQSPRSPLSTHMEEWTAVSASRWVLRTISRGYRLQFASVPPRFSGVVFSHAQGTSAHILQGEISSLLENGAICIVPPDRSQSGSYSRYFLFPKRGGTGIRPILDLRALNRCLRKYRFKMLTLSSLLRLIHQNDWFTSIDLRDAYFHIPVYPPHRKFLRFAFQGVCYEYTVLPFGFSLSPGVFVRCTEAAIAPLRGRGIRLATYLDDWLRLARSREEAASNTLVVIHHMCGLGFRINWQKSALLPSQKITFLGLNLDSGAFTACLSTPRVNALSLCLARFRLHSVRFALCLRLLGLMASAISVVPLGHLHMIDFQRWVASLGLSPERHRARRVTVSAACVAALRCWRHPSLLVQGVPLGLVLVRKVVTTDVSLSGWGGLLEGRSVTGVWSRELWGTHINYLELLAVFLALRRFLPFLSSHHVLVRTDNTTTVAYINRQGGLRSMRLHTLARRLILWCSRHLLSIRATHFPGVLNRGADLLSRGTPLYGDWSLHPAVLEQIWIRFGTAVVDLFASKENAQCPLFFSLRDRDAPLGLDALAHDWPRGLLYAFPPVALIPPTLLRVRTQRHTLILVAPYWPAMHWVADIFQLLEGQPWKLPLRRDLVSQAGGSIFHPHPERLALWAWPRQKTSSKKESTGKRNDKM from the exons atgaccatgaccatttacaaaggggccaacaagtgccaACAAGTgccaaacacctctgggaactccttcaagactgtagagaatgccaaga gagcttctccaagaagtgaggtcctcctgggacaaacaccctttcagctccaggtctcctgtccaaagaGCCTCCttgctggacttcgaggggatggagaaggctggcatgcttcgcatgccgctgatggaaccgctg cgcccgaagcctcaagctgtccaaccagctccttcgggctcagcgcctcgaccagtttggcctcagagatccAGCAACCAGGCCGCTCCGTCGCCGGGACAACCCAACTGACCCGGCGGTCAGcgggtgaggaagaagaagagggcagcctgacggagttctttccctcccgacgctgcagctggcagttccccgttcgccagctcctcctgttcgatgttgccatggtgctttctcccccccacTCACGGatcccctccggcagagtccccgagcggtccagg GTGGGCTTACCCACCAGctacgggtcgtccccgtacgcctgggccgtcaaagcacaaagcccccgc tcaccgctctccactcacatggaggaatggacagcggtatctgcctcacgttgggtgctgagaaccatttcgagaggttacaggctccaattcgcttctgttcctcctcgattctccggcgtagtgttctcccacgcccaggggacgtcagctcacatccttcagggagaaatctcctccctgctggagaacggagcgatatgcattgtgcctcccgatcggtctcagagcggttcctactccaggtacttcctgttcccgaaacggggagggaccgggattcgcccgatcctggatctgagggccctgaaccgatgcctcagaaagtacagattcaaaatgctcacgctctcatcccttttgcgtctgattcaccagaacgactggttcacctcaatcgacctgagggacgcatactttcatattcccgtgtaccctccacacaggaaatttctgaggtttgcctttcagggagtgtgttacgaatacaccgtgctcccattcggcttcTCGCTGAGCCcgggggtgtttgtcaggtgtacggaggcggcgatcgcccctctgagagggaggggcattcggctggccacgtatttagacgactggctccggctggcacggtccagagaggaggcagcgtcaaacacgctggttgtgatccatcacatgtgtggtctgggtttcagaataaactggcagaaaagcgctttactcccctcccagaaaataacctttctaggtctgaatctggactcaggggcgttcacggcctgtctctcgacaccgcgcgtgaacgcgctctcgctctgcctggcgcgcttccgcctacattcggtgcggtttgcgttatgcctcaggcttttgggtctcatggcgtcggctatttcagtggtaccactcggccatcTACACATGatagattttcaacgctgggtggcttctctgggtctctctccagagcgccacagagcgcgcagggtgacggtctctgcagcgtgcgtcgcggcgctccgctgttggcgtcacccctccctcttggtgcagggggtgcctttggggttggttctcgtgaggaaagtggtcacgacagatgtgagcctgtcaggttggggggggctcctggagggtcgctctgtcacgggtgtgtggagcagagagctctgggggacacacataaattatctggaactcctcgctgtctttctggccctgaggcgcttcctgccttttctctccagccatcatgtcctagtgagaacagacaacaccacgactgtggcttatataaaccgccagggggggctgcgctccatgcggttacacacgctggcacgcagactgatcctatggtgcagcaggcatctcctctcaatcagagccacccatttcccgggtgttctgaatcggggggcggatctgttgtccagagggacacccctgtacggggattggagcctgcatccagcagtgttggaacagatttggatccggttcggcacagctgtagtggatctttttgcttccaaggagaatgctcagtgtcctctgttcttctccctgcgcgaccgagacgctccactcggcctggacgcgctggcgcacgactggccacggggactgctttacgcttttcccccagtggccctgataccacccaccttgctgagggtacgaacccagcgccacactctcattctggtggccccatactggccagccatgcattgggtggcagacattttccagctcctggagggccaaccttggaaactgccgcttcgcagggacctggtgtcccaagcaggaggctcgatcttccaccctcatccagaacggctggccctgtgggcctggcccc gtcaaaaaacATCTTCCAAGAAGGAAAGTACAGGTAAGAGGAATGACAAG ATGTAG